The Synechococcus sp. HK05 region GGCCCAGGTGAGCCTGGCGTCGGTGACCCGACCCGGGCGGGGCTACTGGATTGAGGTGTACGGCAGCGAAGGCAGCCTGGTGCTCGGCTCCGGCAACCAGAGCGACTACGTGCACGGCTTCCAGCTCTGGCGCTCCAGCCCCGACGGAACGCGCGAGGAGATCAGCCCCGATCCGCAGCTGGCCTTCAGCCACACCTGGCCCGATGGCCGGGTGGCCCCGGTGCGGCGCCTGATCCAGTGGTGGGCTGAAGCAGCCCTCGAGCAACGGCCCATGCGCCCGGGGTTGAGCGAGGCGGTGCACAGCCAGCTGATCTGCGACCGAGCCCTGCAAGCCGCCGACAGCGGCATCCGCCAGCCGATTTAACCGAAAAAGGCGCCAGTTAGGATCGCCCGCATTCACTCTCCCGGTGTCCCCATGGCGCTCGTCCCGCTTCGGCTGCTGCTCGACCACGCCGCTGAAAACGGCTACGGCATCCCTGCTTTCAACGTGAACAACCTGGAGCAGGTGCAGTCGATCATGGAGGCGGCCTACGAGACCGACTCCCCGGTGATCCTGCAGGCCTCCCGCGGCGCCCGTCAGTACGCCGGTGAGAACTTCCTGCGCCACCTGATCCTGGCTGCCGTGGAAACCTATCCCGACATCCCGGTTGTGATGCACCAGGACCACGGCAATAGCCCCGCCACCTGCTTCGGTGCCGCCGCCAACGGCTTCACCTCGGTGATGATGGACGGCTCGCTGATGGCCGACGCCAAGACCCCCGCCAGCTACGAGTACAACGTGGCTGTAACCAAGGAAGTGGTGGATGTGGCCCACGCCATCGGCGTGAGCGTGGAAGGTGAGCTGGGCTGCCTGGGCTCCCTGGAAACCGGCATGGGCGAGGCCGAGGACGGCCACGGTTTCGAAGGCAAGCTCGACCACAGCCAGCTGCTCACCGATCCCGCTGAGGCTGCCGACTTCGTGGCCAAGACCAAGGTGGATGCCCTGGCCATTGCCATCGGCACCAGCCACGGCGCTTACAAGTTCACCCGCAAGCCCACCGGCGAAGTGCTGGCCATCAGCCGCATCGCTGAAATCCACAAGGCCATCCCCAACACCCACCTGGTGATGCACGGCTCCTCCTCGGTGCCCCAGGAGTGGCTCGACATGATCAACAAGTTCGGTGGTGCCATCCCCGAGACCTACGGCGTGCCCGTGGAAGAAATCCAGGAAGGCATCCGCAACGGCGTGCGCAAGGTGAACATCGACACCGACAACCGCCTCGCCTTCACCGCCGCTGTGCGTGAAGCTGCCGCTAAGGATCCCGCCAACTTCGATCCCCGCCACTTCAACAAGCCCGCCCGGGCCTACATGAAGCAGGTGTGCCTCGATCGTTACCAGCAGTTCTGGTGTGCCGGCAACGCCAGCAAGATCAAGCAGCGCGACATCAACTACTACGCCGGTCTGTACGCCAAGGGCGAACTCGACCCCAAGACCGCTGTCGCCGCCTGATCAGCGCCAAGCACGGATTGCAAGGGGCCTAACGGCCCCTTTTTTTGTGCCCACTTAAGGCAGCGGTAAGGCGGAGGCTGGATCCGGCAAGGTGAGGGCCTGAGGCCGTGGTTGCACCGCCACAAGCTGCTCTAGTGCCTCATCGAGGTTGCGCTCCATCACGAAGCGCCGGCCATCGGTCACCACCACCCGCACCAGCGTGGGCAGACCGTTGTTATTGCTCTGCAGGTAGATGGGCTCCACATAGAGCAGCCCTTTGCCCACCGGCAGCACCAGCAAATTGCCCCGGATCAGGGTGGACCCACCACGGTTCCACAGGCCGAACTGATAGCTGATCGCCGGGTCCTGCTCAATCAGGGCAGACACCTGCTGGGGCCCGAGCAGTAGCCGCTGCTGCGGGAAGCGGGCGAGCAACAGCTCGCCGTAATTGGGGGTGTCGTTGCGGGCCGCCAGCCACCCCACCATGTTGGCGCGGCGCAGCGGCGTGAACGGCAACAACAGCACGAACTCCGGGCGCGCCTCCCCCGGAAGCTGCATCGTCACGTGATACGGCCGCACAGGCGCGTTGCTGTCGCCGTAGATCTCCTGAGGGATCGCCCACACGTCGTCACCGTTGTAGAAGGTGCGCACGTCGGTGACGTGGTACCGGAGTAACCGCTCGGCCTGCACCTGGAACTGGCTCTGGGGCACCTGAATGTGGGCCAGCAACTCCGGCGGCATCGCCGAGAGCGGTTTGAACAGATCCGGGAAGGCCCGCTTCCAGGTGCGCAGCACCGGGTCGGTGGGATCGCTCACATAGAGCCACACATGGCCGTTGTAGGCATCCACCACCGCCTTCACCGGATTGCGGAAATAGCGGATGCCGCTGGGGTTGGGATCGGAATAGGGATAGCTGCGGCTCACGGTGAAACCATCC contains the following coding sequences:
- the fba gene encoding class II fructose-bisphosphate aldolase (catalyzes the reversible aldol condensation of dihydroxyacetonephosphate and glyceraldehyde 3-phosphate in the Calvin cycle, glycolysis, and/or gluconeogenesis), encoding MALVPLRLLLDHAAENGYGIPAFNVNNLEQVQSIMEAAYETDSPVILQASRGARQYAGENFLRHLILAAVETYPDIPVVMHQDHGNSPATCFGAAANGFTSVMMDGSLMADAKTPASYEYNVAVTKEVVDVAHAIGVSVEGELGCLGSLETGMGEAEDGHGFEGKLDHSQLLTDPAEAADFVAKTKVDALAIAIGTSHGAYKFTRKPTGEVLAISRIAEIHKAIPNTHLVMHGSSSVPQEWLDMINKFGGAIPETYGVPVEEIQEGIRNGVRKVNIDTDNRLAFTAAVREAAAKDPANFDPRHFNKPARAYMKQVCLDRYQQFWCAGNASKIKQRDINYYAGLYAKGELDPKTAVAA